From the genome of Aminivibrio pyruvatiphilus:
GCTACACGGAGTACCTGAACGTGAAGCCCCTCCCCTGCATCAACTGCCCCATAGGGTGCCACCGCCATATCCGTTTCGAATATCCGGACGGAACGGTGCTTGAGGGGAACGGCCCCGAGTACGAGACCATCGGCATGATGGGGAGCAATCTCCTGGTGGAGGACCTGGGGGCTGTGGCGAAGGCCAACGACATGGCCAACCGCCTGGGGATAGACACCATCTCCTGCGGAGCCTGGATCGGTTTTCTCATGGAGTGCTGGGAGTACGGCTGGATCACTCCCCAAGACACCGGCGGGCTGTCCCTGAAATGGGGCGACCCGGACGTCCTGCTCGCCATGGTGGAACAGATCGGGACACTGACCGGCATGGGCGCATGGTTCCGGGAAGGCATCCGGGGGGCGGCCAGGCAAATCGGCAGGGAAGCGGAAAAGATCACCGTGGAAGTAAAAAACATGGACTATCCTGCCCACGACCCACGGGCGGTGTACGCCCTCGGGGTGAACTACGCCGTGGGCACCAGGGGAGCCTGCCACGAACGGGGCAATCCCCAGACGAGCGCCCTCGGAGGCTACTTCCCGGAGCTCGGCCAGGAAGGCCCCTGCGACAGGCAGTCGCCGGAGTGCGCCGCGAAGACGGCGGTGATCCACCAGGACGTGAGCGTCCTGATGAACTGCATGACCATCTGCCAGTTCATGATGGGAGGCGGCGGCCTGACCCTGACGGAGATCCGGACGGCCTACAGGTACCTGACGGGGAAGGATGTTCCGGTGGAGGATCTGGTGAAGTTCGGCGAGAGGGCGTGGCAGCTCCAGAGGATCATCAACGTCCGCGACGGCCTGGACAGGAAGGACGACACTCTGCCCCTGAAGATGACCGTTCCCGCCATGGTGGGGCCCCGGGCAGGGAAAACGCCCACACCCCATGACAGAATCCTCGACGACTACTACGAGCTCCGTGGGTGGGACAGGAACGGTGTTCCCACCAGGGAGCGCCTGGAAGCCCTGGGACTCGGCCGGTTCGCGGCCTTCCTTCCCTGAGGCGGAGGACCCGGTACCATGGCTGTGACGATCCGTCTCCTGGGCCTCTTCAGGCAGTACGGACCTCCGGAACCCTGGGAGGTTGCGGCTGGAGAGCGGTCCATCGGCGAGCTTCTCGCGGAAATCGAGGAGAAGGCCCACGCGGGCTATATTCCCATCGTGAACGGTGAACGGAAAAGCAAGACCTATGTCCCCGCCGAAGGGGACGAGATAAAGATCATGCCCCTGGTGACGGGGGGCTGACCGGCGGCTGCATTCGCCGACGAAAGAAGGGAAACCCTGAAGCGGGGTTTCCCTTCTTTTTTGTCTTCAGGAAATCATGTTCCTTTCATCCCTTTTTTAGAAACCCGGGTAAAGGGTCAGTATTGCAAATATACTTGCTTGACTGTAAACTATGGCTATTTATTGAAGAGTTCAATAAACCTGTGGAATGGGTCATTATCAGGAGGTGGAACAATGTACGGATATTGGGGAAAGCTGCTGCGGGTGGACCTGACGAACCGCACCTTCCGGTCCGAGGAGATTCCCGAAAAAGTGTTCGATTTGCTTCTCGGGGGTTCGGGGCTCGGCGCGAAAATCCTGCTCGAGGGAACACCGGCAAAAGTGGATCCGCTGTCGCCGGAGAACAAGCTCATTTTTGCCGTGGGCGCCTTCCAGGGCGTGAACTTTCCCGGGAACGGCAAGTGGAGCGTCATCACGAAGGGCCCCCTGACCGGCACGTTCCTCGAGTCGGCCGGTACGGGCCACTGGGCGCCCTACTTCAAGAAGTGCGGCTATGACGCGGTCGTCTTCGAGGGGAAGGCGAGCAGCCCGGTATACGTGGTGATCCGGGACGATTCCGTGGAGTTCCGGGACGCGGCGTTCCTGTGGGGAAAGGACACGGTGGAGACGGGAGTCCTGATCAAGGAAGACCTCGGCGACAAGAGGATCAACGCCCTGAACATCGGCCCCTCGGGGGAAATCCTCAACCCCATAGCCTGCGTGACCTGCGACGGCCACAGCTTTGCCGGGCGGGGCGGCGCCGGGGCCGTCATGGGGTCCAAGAACCTGAAGGCCGTGGCCGCCTGGGGAACGAAGGAAGTTCCGGTTTACGACCGCGAGAAGGCCTCCGAGTACGCAAAGGAAGTCTTCAAGCTCCTCCACGAGCAGGGGGAGGGATTCCGCAACCACGGGACGCCCACCGTCATGGTTCCCCTGGAGGAGATCGGCGACGTGCCCATCAAGTACTGGAGGGGCGACGAAAACAAGTACGGAGCCTATCTTCTCGGCGCTCCGCGGTACACCGAATACCTGAACGTGAAGCCCCTGCCCTGCATCAACTGCCCCGTGGGATGCCACCGGCACATCCATTTCGAATATCCCGACGGCACGGTCCTCGAGGGGAACGGCCCCGAGTACGAGACCATCGGCATGATGGGGACGAATCTCCTCATGGAAGACCTGGGGGCCGTGGCGAAGGCCAACGATCTGGCCAACCGCATGGGCATCGACACCGTGTCCTGCGGGGCATGGATAGGCTTCCTCATGGAATGCTGGGAATACGGCTGGATCACCCCCCGGGATACCGGAGGACTCCAGGTGAAATGGGGCGACCCGAAGGCGCTCCTGGAACTCACGTCCCGGATCGCCTCCATGAAGGGCGTGGGGGAATGGTTCAGGGAAGGCGTGCGGGGCGCGGCGAAAAGAATCGGCAAAGAGGCTGAGAAGATCACCGTGGAGGTGAAAAACCTGGACTATCCCGCCCATGATCCCCGGGCGGTCTTCGGCCTCGGGGTCAACTACGCCGTGGGCACCAGGGGAGCCTGCCACGAGCGGGGCAACCCCCAGGCGAGCGCCCTGGGCCTCTTCTTTCCAGAGCTTGGAGAGGACGCGCCCCTCGACCGGTTCTCCGTGGAGGACGCGGCGAAAGTGGCGGTGCTCCACCAGGACGTGAGCGTGCTGCACAACTGCATGACCCTCTGCAAGTTCATGATGGGCGGCGCGGGCCTCACCCTCACGGAGATGAACACGGCCTATAAATACCTCACCGGGAAGGATATCCCCGTGGCGGAGTTCGTGAAATGCGGCGAGCGGGCGTGGCAGCTCCAGCGCATCATCAACGTCCGGGACGGCCTGGGGAGAAAGGACGACACCCTGCCCCTGAAGATGACCGTTCCTGCCATGGTGGGGCCCAGGGCGGGCAAAACCCCGACCCCCCACGACCGGATCCTCGATGATTACTATGCCCTCCGTGGCTGGGACGGCAACGGCGTTCCCACGAAGGAACGGCTTGAAGAGCTCGGCCTCGGAGAGTACGCGAAGTACCTCAACTGACCGGAGAGCCGGCTCGGCTTCTGCCGGAACGGGCCGGAGAGCTTTGTGTCAGATTGTGACGCAGAGCTTCCCGGGGGCCGGCGGTGCCGTGACTACGGAAAAGACAGTACTGACACCATGAGGAGGGAAAGATATGCTGCAGGCAAAGGTTGGCTGGAGTACTTCGGGATGTGCCCGCTCGGCGGGGGAGGAAGCGGCGAAGGCGGCGAAGGTGGGCGGGGCGAAAGTCGCCCTGCTCTACGGAAGCGTGGACTATGACCAGGAAGAGCTTCTGAAGGGTGTAGGGGCTGTCCTGGGAGATGTGCCCGTCATCGGATGCACCTCCTATACGGGCGTGCTCACGCCGGGAGGCTTCATCACCGGTCCGGATGGATACTGCGCCCTCATGACCCTCTCCGATGAAGAGATGACTGTCGGGGTGGGAGCGGCTGAAAAGGGATGCTGCGCCGTGTCGGCGGGCGAGGAAGCGGCCCTGGCCGCCCTCGAGGCCGCCGGAATGGACACCGCCCCCGACTTTTTCTACATGGTGGCCCCTCCGGGGGAGGAAGAATTCTACCTCGAGGGCATCCAGTCGGTCATCGGAAGGGTCCCCTTCTTCGGCGGCAGCGCGGCGGACAACGATCTCTCCGGCAAGTGGCTTGTCTACGGCGGCGGCGTGGTGAAGAACGGTGTGGCCGTGGCCTTCTTCTGGGACAAGGAATTCGGGAACAGGTATACCGGCGCCTACCGTCCCACGGGCAAGCGGGGCATCATCACGAAGGTGGAAAACAACCGCGTGCTGAAGGAGATCGACGGAAAACCTGCCCTTGAAGTTCTCGCGGGATGGCTCGGGAGCACTCCCGCCGACCTGCAGGGGTTCAACCTCCTCGGCGCCACCATCCACCATCCTCTCGGCATTACGGACTATGCCGGCGGTCACGTGTGGATCCGCCATCCCATGGCGGGCAACCCCGACAACAGTGCCAACATCGGCAACAACCTCGCCGAGGGAGTGGCTGTGGAACTCATGGAAGCCACCACGGACGAACTGATCGCCTCTGTGGAATCAGCGGCGAAGGAAGCGGCCGGCCGGCTCGGGACAGACGTGGGAGCCCTCCTGGCCGTTCACTGCGGCGGCAGGCGGGGCGGCATCGGCGACAGGATGGACGAGACCGCGGCGGCCATGAAAAAGGCGATCGGAGACGCCCCCTTCATCGGCGTCTTCACCTTCGGCGAGTACGGGTACGAAGGATGTTCCGCCAACGGCTGCGGCGGTCTGATGCTGTCCTTCATGGCCCTGGGGAAATAACATGGCTGTACGGCTCCATCTCCTCGGCATCTTCCGGAAGCACCAGCCCTCCGATCCCTGGGAGATCCCCCCGGACGGAAAGACGCCCCTTTCGGCGATCCTGGAAGATGCCGGGGTGGACCCGGCGGCGGGATATGTCCTCCTGGTGAACGGGTCCCGGAAAAAGAAGGACTACATCCCTGCAGACGGGGACGACATCAAGGTCATGCCCCTGGTCGCGGGGGGATAAAAAAGTAGACATGGTCCGGAGTTCCGTGGTAGAATTCAGACATGTCGCATGATGTTCAATACCCGGAGAACTCGATTCTTGTCGTGGGAAACTCCCAGACCACGGGGTTCAATCCCATCAACCAGCAGTTCGGGGCGTTTTTCATCACCTTCATCGTGGTGAAGGAAACGGAAGAGATCCTCGACTGCGGGGTGTCCGTGACGGTCAAGACCACGGAGAACTTCATTCGGGGGATGTTTTCGGGAAAGCGCCTGGTAAAGGACGAGGAGCGGATCGTGGCGGAAGTTCAGTCGCGGTATTTCGGCTCCTCCCAGAAGGCCATCATCGCGGCATACAAAGACGCGGTCAAGAAGTTCCGGGAAGTCACCGCGGCGAAAAAAACAGTGAAATAACGAGCTGCTTCGTTCTTCGGTCCGTCTGAGCGTTTCCTCACGGACACTAGAGAATGAAATCCAGCGGTCACCGGCGAACACAATCGCCGGAGGCTGCTGGATTTTTTTATGGGCCGCTCATTTTGGGGAAGGCGGTCCTCGCCGCGCCTTTCAGGCGCAGAAGAAAGGGGGAGGTAACGGAACGGGCAGAATCAGTGAAACGGCAGGGAAGTCAACTTTTGAAGGAGGGATTACTGTGGAAAATTCGATACTTTTGGGGCTGGTCCCCCTGGGAATCTACATAATTTTCTGCTTTACCCGCTACGGCCAGATCGTGGCGGTCTCTCTCGGCATACTCGCGGCAACCCTTATCGGCGGGCACAGCCTGATGGACGTAGCGGCCGGAATCCGCGGAGGCCTGGGGTCGTTCCTGGGGTACATCGGACTCATCATCCTGCTCGGTGCAGGGCTCGGCGAGGTTTTGAAGCGGACGCAGGTCGTCAATGACCTCGTCTCCATGGTAACCGGCAAGCTCAACGTCAATTCCCAGAAGCGCGCATTTTTCGTCGTTATGTTCTGTTCAGTCGTTATCGTCAGCCTTCTCGGAACTATGGCGGGAGGAAACGCCATTCTCGCTCCCATCCTCATTCCCATCGTCGCTTCCGTAAGGATCACCCCGAACACCATGGGAGTTCTCTTCCACGGCGCAGGCGCCACCGGGCTTTTCCTCGGACCCTTTACGCCTCCGGTGGTGGCTCTCATGGAGTTCACCGGCCTGTCATATCCCCAGTACCTTGTCAACGCCGGCATCCCCATTTCGGTCATCATGTGGATCGTGACCTTTATCTGGGCGGGCCACGTGCAGAAAGTGAGCGAAGGAAAGAAGCATTATTCCGAGGAAGAAGTGGCAGCGGCCGGGAAGGTTGAATGGACGCCCACCGCCACGGTGAGACGGGCGACCATAGTATTCCTCGTCTCCATGATATCCCTTGTCGGCTATGGAATAGCCATTGAGGGCGGATCCACCTTCGTTCTCGCCATTATGCTCGGGACGGCACTGCTGACGGGATTCGCGGCCCGGCTCAACATGACCGAAATCGTGGATACCATCTTCGAAGGATCCAAGCGCCTCATCTGGCTCTTTTTCTTCTTTGTCCTCCTTGATCCCTTCGTCAATTTCATGTCCGACGCCGGTACCTTCGAGGCCCTCGCCACCCTGCTGAAGCCTTATGTTGAAAACGGCGGCCCGGTAGCGTTCCTTGCCTTCTCGACCCTGGTAGGCGTATTCGGGATTCCCGGAGCTGCCGTAGCCCAGGCGGAAGTCATCAACAAGATGTTCCTTCCCCTCGCCCAGAGCCTGAGCATCCCTATGACGATCTGGGTCGTGGTGCTGCTCGTCGGATCGCAGATGACCTCTTTCGCCATTCCGGAAGGAGACATGCAGGGGCAGATGGGGCTTGCACAGTCCGATGACCTGAAGGCCATGCTGTGCAACGGGTGGCTCATAGTTCTGTTCACAGTCCTCTATGTGATCGCCCGCGCGATGATGCTGGGAACCGTCTGACAATGGACTGGGTGAACGCTGTCCACAAGGAGATAGAAGCCTTTCCGGAAACTGCGGGCGTTGTCGTCCGCAGTTCCTCTGACGGGGTGGAAGTCACGCATAATCCCGGGAAGGTTTTTTCTTCCGCGAGCCTGATCAAGCTGGGAGTCCTGTACACCCTCTTTTCAAAGAATGCTGCCGGCGGGATCGACCTTGACGAATGGTGCGATTTTTCCTCCGCTGCGTCCGTGGACGGCGGGCTGCTTCACCGGGTCCGCTCCGGAGGACGGTTTCGGCTGGATGATTTGGCCCTCCTCATGATATCCGTAAGCGACAACACTGCGGCGAATCTGCTCATCGACAGGCTGGGGATGGATACCATCAACGGAGGGTTCAGGGAACTCGGGCTTACCGGAACCGTTCTTGGCCGGAAGATGCTCGACTTCGAGGCGAAAAAGGCGGGAAAGGACAACTACACCACTGCGGGAGACGTTGCCGTGCTGCTTGAAACCCTGCATTCAGGGAAAAACCTTCCGGTTTCGGCCAGGAACCGCATGATGGAGATCCTTTCGGCGCAGAAGCTCAATTCCAAGCTTCCCGGAATGATTCCCGTGCTCGACGTGGATGACGTGGAACTGTTTCTTGCCCACAAGACCGGGGAACTGCCGGGGAACGAGCACGACGCGGGCATTTTCTTCTACCGGGGCAAAAAGCCGGTAGTGGTTTCGGTCCTTACTGAAGGGCTGCAGCACAGGTCCGGGGGCGTCAGTTTCTGCGCCCGCATCGGACGGATCATTTATGACGCGTATCATAATCAGCAGTAAATCAACAGTCATCTTATTCTTTCATTCAGGAGGGGTTTTACAGTGATTACCGATGGATTTGCATATGTCGCGTTTCTGTTCTGCTTTGCGGGAGTCGTCGCCACACTGGAGATGAAGTACAAGGACACCACGTTCTTCAGGTATGTTCCCACCCCCGTCGTTCTGTACGTTATGTGCATGGTCTTCGCCACCTTCGACCTGTGGCAGAAGACTGACAGCGTCAACGCGGCGTACCGGGTGGTCCGGGGCAACCTCATTCCTGCCATGATCTTCGTCATGCTCCTCCGCTGCGACATCCGGAAGATCCTCAAGCTCGGCCCCCGGATGCTCATCGGATTCTTCTCCGCCACAATCACCATCATGATAGGTTTCGTGGTCATGTTCGCCCTCATGAAGAACGGCTTTCCTCCCGAGGCATGGAAGACCTGGGGCGCCCTTGCCGGAAGCTGGATCGGCGGCACGGCAAACATGGTGGCCATCCAGGGAGCCCTCGGCATCAACGACTCCGCCATGGGATACACCCTGCTGGTGGACAACGTGAACTACTCCATCTGGGTCATTATGCTGCTCGCTACTGTTCCCTACGCGAAGTTCTTCAACAAGTGGACGAAGACCGACACGTCTACCATCGACTCGGTCGGGCTCATGCTCTCCGAAGTGAAGGAAAACACCCGGACGAAGATGGAGACGGCAGACCTCGCTCTTCTCATCGGAGCGGGCCTTCTCGTCTCGGCCCTCTCCTCCTGGCTGGCGACCTTTCTTTCGCCCATGCTCATGGAAGTCTTCGGCAAGAGCGATTTCCTCTCGGTGAGCACCGTGACTATCATCCTGGCGACCATTTTCGGCATTGCCTGCGCCATGACGCCCATGAACAGCATTCCAGGCTCCTCGCCCGTTTCCATGACCATGCTCTACATCATCATCTGCCTCATCGCCTCCAGGGCATCCTTCAAGGAGCTGACTGACGCACCCTACTACCTTGCCGCCGGATTCGTCATCCTGGGTATCCACGCCCTTCTCATGGCCATCATCGCCAAGATCCTCAAGATCGACCTCTTTACCTGTGCCGTGGCCAGCCTTGCGAACATCGGCGCAGTGGCGGCCGCACCCATCATCGCCGCCGCCTACAAGGAAACGCTCGTTCCCATCGGCGTCCTGATGGCCCTCATGGGATATGTCGTCGGAACAGCCGGAGGGCTTTTCGTCGCCAAGATGCTGTCCATGGTCGCAGGAGCCTAGAATGAAAATACGCACACTCCGTCTGGGGCGTCTTTCCGTTCCGCTGAAAAAACCGTTCAAGACGGCGCTCCGGACCGTCACGGAAGTGACCACCAATGTGGTGGTCGTGGAGACGGATGAAGGAGTCTGCGGGTACGGGGAGGCTCCCCCTACGGCGGTCATTACGGGGGATTCAAACGGAGCGATCCGGGGTGCGGTGGAGGAGCGGCTTCGCCCGCTCCTCACCGGGCAGGACACGGAGAATCTCAACGATCTGCTGGACATGGTGGATTCGGCCCTGGTGCACAACACGTCGGCAAAGGCCGCGGTGGACATCGCTCTCCACGACCTGTGGGGCAAGATCCTCGGGAAACCTTTGTACGCCCTCCTCGGGGGAACAGCGAAAGAAGTGGAGACAGACTACACCATCAGCGTCAACGATCCTGAGACCATGGTGAAAGACAGTCTCGAGGCCGTGGCGGACGGGTATCCCGCCCTGAAGATCAAGGTGGGGACCGACTCGGCACAGGACATGATCCGCCTTCGGGAGATCCGCTCGGCGGTGGGGAAGGACATTCTGCTCCGGGTGGACGCCAACCAGGGGTGGACGCCGAAGCAGGCGGTCCGTACCATCCGGTTTTTCGAGGACGAAGGGCTCGATATCGAGCTCGTGGAGCAGCCGGTGAAGGCCCATGACTTCGAGGGGCTGAAATATGTCACTGACAGCGTGGACACACTGATACTTGCCGACGAGTCGGTGTTTTCGCCCAGGGATGCCTTCACCATCCTCTCCATGAGGGCGGCGGACCTGGTCAACATCAAGCTAATGAAGACGGGAGGCATACGGAATGCCCTGGCCGTCTGCGCCATGGCCCGCTCCTGCGGCGTGGAGTGCATGATCGGGGCCATGATGGAGACCAAGATCAGCGTGACGGCAGCGGCCCATCTGGCCTCGGCCCTTCCGGTCATCACCAGGGCGGACCTGGATCCCCCCATCCTCTGCGCCTCCGACCCGGTGGAGGGGGGAGCGGTCTACAGTGGGGCGAAAGTCGCTCCTTCATCGGGGCCCGGGCTGGGGATCACGGACATAAGGGGACTCGTGCTGGAATAAGAATCAGAACGAAGGCGCAGGGAGTTTTTTCCCCTGCGCCTTTTCACATGCCGGTGCCTTCCGCCAGTGCTTTCCCCGTGGGAGTGGCGGCAAGGCCGCCCAGGCCCGTTTCCCTCAGGGTTCCGGGAAGGGCGCGGCCGATCTGCCCCATAGCGTCGATCACTTCGTCGGCGGGGATGAGGGATTTCACCCCTGCGAGGGCAAGATCCGCCCCCAGGGTCCCGAGACTCACCAGCATGGCGTTCCTCTTGACGCAGGGGCATTCCACCAGGCCGCCCACGGGGTCGCACACCAGGCCGAGGATGGACTTGAAGGTGAGGGCAACCGCGGAGGACACGGCGTCGGCGGATCCTCCCCTGACGGTCACCAGGGCGGCGGCGCCCATGGCGGCCGCCGCGCCGCATTCAGCCTGGCAGCCCCCTGAGGCTCCCGCGAGGGTGGCCCGGGCGGCGGTTACTTCACCGACAGCGGCAGCGGCGAACAGGCCGGACAGGAGGATGTGGTCCTCCGTGCCGAACTGTTCCCGGCACGCGAAGAGCATGCCGGGAAGAATGCCGCAGCTCCCCGCCGTGGGTGCCGCCACAATGCGCCCCATGGCGGCGTTGTAGGTGGAAACCGCCATGGCGATCCGGGCCGCCGAAAGGACGTACGGGCCCGAGAAGGCACACTCCTGTCCCGCGTACTGCTCCAGCAGAGTCGCCTCCGCCTGAACGATGAGCCCCCGCCACTCTTTCGACACGGCCTCCCTGACCGAGAACTCCATATCCTTGAG
Proteins encoded in this window:
- a CDS encoding dipeptide epimerase codes for the protein MKIRTLRLGRLSVPLKKPFKTALRTVTEVTTNVVVVETDEGVCGYGEAPPTAVITGDSNGAIRGAVEERLRPLLTGQDTENLNDLLDMVDSALVHNTSAKAAVDIALHDLWGKILGKPLYALLGGTAKEVETDYTISVNDPETMVKDSLEAVADGYPALKIKVGTDSAQDMIRLREIRSAVGKDILLRVDANQGWTPKQAVRTIRFFEDEGLDIELVEQPVKAHDFEGLKYVTDSVDTLILADESVFSPRDAFTILSMRAADLVNIKLMKTGGIRNALAVCAMARSCGVECMIGAMMETKISVTAAAHLASALPVITRADLDPPILCASDPVEGGAVYSGAKVAPSSGPGLGITDIRGLVLE
- a CDS encoding MoaD/ThiS family protein; this encodes MAVRLHLLGIFRKHQPSDPWEIPPDGKTPLSAILEDAGVDPAAGYVLLVNGSRKKKDYIPADGDDIKVMPLVAGG
- a CDS encoding serine hydrolase: MDWVNAVHKEIEAFPETAGVVVRSSSDGVEVTHNPGKVFSSASLIKLGVLYTLFSKNAAGGIDLDEWCDFSSAASVDGGLLHRVRSGGRFRLDDLALLMISVSDNTAANLLIDRLGMDTINGGFRELGLTGTVLGRKMLDFEAKKAGKDNYTTAGDVAVLLETLHSGKNLPVSARNRMMEILSAQKLNSKLPGMIPVLDVDDVELFLAHKTGELPGNEHDAGIFFYRGKKPVVVSVLTEGLQHRSGGVSFCARIGRIIYDAYHNQQ
- a CDS encoding MoaD/ThiS family protein, which encodes MAVTIRLLGLFRQYGPPEPWEVAAGERSIGELLAEIEEKAHAGYIPIVNGERKSKTYVPAEGDEIKIMPLVTGG
- a CDS encoding DUF3870 domain-containing protein produces the protein MSHDVQYPENSILVVGNSQTTGFNPINQQFGAFFITFIVVKETEEILDCGVSVTVKTTENFIRGMFSGKRLVKDEERIVAEVQSRYFGSSQKAIIAAYKDAVKKFREVTAAKKTVK
- the sdaAA gene encoding L-serine ammonia-lyase, iron-sulfur-dependent, subunit alpha encodes the protein MRSLGDMVEQCRLSDRSFAEQALAMESEETGVAESLLRTGMLSRLKDMEFSVREAVSKEWRGLIVQAEATLLEQYAGQECAFSGPYVLSAARIAMAVSTYNAAMGRIVAAPTAGSCGILPGMLFACREQFGTEDHILLSGLFAAAAVGEVTAARATLAGASGGCQAECGAAAAMGAAALVTVRGGSADAVSSAVALTFKSILGLVCDPVGGLVECPCVKRNAMLVSLGTLGADLALAGVKSLIPADEVIDAMGQIGRALPGTLRETGLGGLAATPTGKALAEGTGM
- a CDS encoding Na+/H+ antiporter NhaC family protein; this encodes MENSILLGLVPLGIYIIFCFTRYGQIVAVSLGILAATLIGGHSLMDVAAGIRGGLGSFLGYIGLIILLGAGLGEVLKRTQVVNDLVSMVTGKLNVNSQKRAFFVVMFCSVVIVSLLGTMAGGNAILAPILIPIVASVRITPNTMGVLFHGAGATGLFLGPFTPPVVALMEFTGLSYPQYLVNAGIPISVIMWIVTFIWAGHVQKVSEGKKHYSEEEVAAAGKVEWTPTATVRRATIVFLVSMISLVGYGIAIEGGSTFVLAIMLGTALLTGFAARLNMTEIVDTIFEGSKRLIWLFFFFVLLDPFVNFMSDAGTFEALATLLKPYVENGGPVAFLAFSTLVGVFGIPGAAVAQAEVINKMFLPLAQSLSIPMTIWVVVLLVGSQMTSFAIPEGDMQGQMGLAQSDDLKAMLCNGWLIVLFTVLYVIARAMMLGTV
- a CDS encoding DUF819 domain-containing protein, encoding MITDGFAYVAFLFCFAGVVATLEMKYKDTTFFRYVPTPVVLYVMCMVFATFDLWQKTDSVNAAYRVVRGNLIPAMIFVMLLRCDIRKILKLGPRMLIGFFSATITIMIGFVVMFALMKNGFPPEAWKTWGALAGSWIGGTANMVAIQGALGINDSAMGYTLLVDNVNYSIWVIMLLATVPYAKFFNKWTKTDTSTIDSVGLMLSEVKENTRTKMETADLALLIGAGLLVSALSSWLATFLSPMLMEVFGKSDFLSVSTVTIILATIFGIACAMTPMNSIPGSSPVSMTMLYIIICLIASRASFKELTDAPYYLAAGFVILGIHALLMAIIAKILKIDLFTCAVASLANIGAVAAAPIIAAAYKETLVPIGVLMALMGYVVGTAGGLFVAKMLSMVAGA
- a CDS encoding aldehyde ferredoxin oxidoreductase family protein, which codes for MYGYWGKLLRVDLTNRTFRSEEIPEKVFDLLLGGSGLGAKILLEGTPAKVDPLSPENKLIFAVGAFQGVNFPGNGKWSVITKGPLTGTFLESAGTGHWAPYFKKCGYDAVVFEGKASSPVYVVIRDDSVEFRDAAFLWGKDTVETGVLIKEDLGDKRINALNIGPSGEILNPIACVTCDGHSFAGRGGAGAVMGSKNLKAVAAWGTKEVPVYDREKASEYAKEVFKLLHEQGEGFRNHGTPTVMVPLEEIGDVPIKYWRGDENKYGAYLLGAPRYTEYLNVKPLPCINCPVGCHRHIHFEYPDGTVLEGNGPEYETIGMMGTNLLMEDLGAVAKANDLANRMGIDTVSCGAWIGFLMECWEYGWITPRDTGGLQVKWGDPKALLELTSRIASMKGVGEWFREGVRGAAKRIGKEAEKITVEVKNLDYPAHDPRAVFGLGVNYAVGTRGACHERGNPQASALGLFFPELGEDAPLDRFSVEDAAKVAVLHQDVSVLHNCMTLCKFMMGGAGLTLTEMNTAYKYLTGKDIPVAEFVKCGERAWQLQRIINVRDGLGRKDDTLPLKMTVPAMVGPRAGKTPTPHDRILDDYYALRGWDGNGVPTKERLEELGLGEYAKYLN
- a CDS encoding FIST signal transduction protein translates to MLQAKVGWSTSGCARSAGEEAAKAAKVGGAKVALLYGSVDYDQEELLKGVGAVLGDVPVIGCTSYTGVLTPGGFITGPDGYCALMTLSDEEMTVGVGAAEKGCCAVSAGEEAALAALEAAGMDTAPDFFYMVAPPGEEEFYLEGIQSVIGRVPFFGGSAADNDLSGKWLVYGGGVVKNGVAVAFFWDKEFGNRYTGAYRPTGKRGIITKVENNRVLKEIDGKPALEVLAGWLGSTPADLQGFNLLGATIHHPLGITDYAGGHVWIRHPMAGNPDNSANIGNNLAEGVAVELMEATTDELIASVESAAKEAAGRLGTDVGALLAVHCGGRRGGIGDRMDETAAAMKKAIGDAPFIGVFTFGEYGYEGCSANGCGGLMLSFMALGK
- a CDS encoding aldehyde ferredoxin oxidoreductase family protein; protein product: MYGYWGKLLRVNLTSRACRIDDIPEETFDLLLGGSALGAKILLEETPAKVDPLSPENKLIFAVGPFQGVKFPGNGKWSVITKGPLTGTFLESAGTGHWAPYFKQCGFDAVVFEGRADSPVYVFIKDGGAEIRDAAFLWGKDTIETGELIKEDLGDRRINALNIGPAGERMHPIACISCDGHSFAGRGGAGAVMGSKNLKAVAAWGTMEVPVHDPEKAAEFAKETFRLLSGQGEKFRAHGTPRVIVPLEGIGDTPIKYWRGDENKRGAALLGAPRYTEYLNVKPLPCINCPIGCHRHIRFEYPDGTVLEGNGPEYETIGMMGSNLLVEDLGAVAKANDMANRLGIDTISCGAWIGFLMECWEYGWITPQDTGGLSLKWGDPDVLLAMVEQIGTLTGMGAWFREGIRGAARQIGREAEKITVEVKNMDYPAHDPRAVYALGVNYAVGTRGACHERGNPQTSALGGYFPELGQEGPCDRQSPECAAKTAVIHQDVSVLMNCMTICQFMMGGGGLTLTEIRTAYRYLTGKDVPVEDLVKFGERAWQLQRIINVRDGLDRKDDTLPLKMTVPAMVGPRAGKTPTPHDRILDDYYELRGWDRNGVPTRERLEALGLGRFAAFLP